TTCCGCGACTACCTGGCCGCCAAGGAGGTCGTGGACTCCGGCGACCTCGGCCCCCTGGTCGACCACGCCCACCGCGACGACTGGCACGACGTGGTCGTGATGGCCGTCGCCCACGCCCGCCCGGCCGAGCGTGCCGAGGTGCTGGCGGGCCTGCTCGACGGCAACGAGGCCGCCCGCCACGCCCCGCGCGTGGCCGACCTGCTGCACCTGCTCGCGGCGGCGGCCGTCGAGCACGCCGACGTCGTCGGCAGGGTCGACAAGCGGCCCGACGTGCGCGAGGAGGTGCGGCGCGCGGTGGCGCGGCTCATCCCGCCGACCACCATGACCGACGCCGAGACCCTGGCGTCGGCCGGCGCGTTCGTGCGCGACCTGCTGCCGGACACGCCCGAGGGCCTGACCGACATCGAGGCGGCGTGCGTGGTGCGGGTGATCGCCATGATCGGCGGCGAGGGCGCGCTGGAGAAGATCAAGCCGTTCACCGAGCTGGACGAGTCCGTGGTGCTGGACGAGTTGCTGCGCGCCTGGCGGCACTCGCCCAACCCCGAGGACTACGCGCGGACCGTGCTGGCCGAGGTGGACTTCGGCGACCAGCGCGTGGACCTGCGCGGCTGGCACCGCATCCGGCACGTCCACCACCTCAAGCACCTGCACCACCTGCGCTGCCTGGGCGGCTGGACCCCGCTCGACCCGGTCGCCGCCGCACCCGGCCTGCGCCGGCTGGAGCTGATGCAGAACGACGTGCTCAAGTCGCTGGAACCGCTGGCGGGCCACCCCTCCCTGCGCTCGCTGCACCTCACCCAGTGCCCGCTGATCCGGGACCTGTCGCCGCTGGCGCGCACCGGGATCGAGGAACTGTCGCTGCACTTCACGCCCGCCGACCTGCGCACCCTGAAGGGCGCCCGCCTGCACACCCTGCGCGTGCGGCACCCGGCGCTGGAGACCGGTCTCGGCGTGATCCCGGCGGACCTGCCGCTGCGCGTGCTGGCCGTGGACAACCGGCCGCCGGGCCGGTCGCTGCTGGGCGTGTCCCGGTGGCCGGGACTGCGGGTGGTGGAGTGCTACGGCATCCCGCACCCGGCGGAGGTGGCGGAACTGGCCGAGCTGCCCGCGCTGGAACGGCTGGTGATCCGGCAGCCGGAGTCGCCGGTGGACCTGAAGGGCCTGCCTGACCGGGTGACCGTCGAGGTGGCCGGCTGAACCGCCCGCTGGAGCGGCGGTCGCGTTCCGCCGGCGCTGCGTAGAACTACCGATGCGCGTGCCGCCGGGGTTGGGCAACCTCGAAGACGTGCAGCGCTGGGCTCTGGTGGTCCGCCGGACCGACCGGGCTCGCGGTCGGCGGTGGTGGCTGGCCGTGCCCGCGGCCCTGGTGGTCGCGGTGGCGGCGGCGGTGGTGTCGACCGACCCGGTCGGGTACGGGGTGGCGTTCTGGCCGTTCCTGAGCCGGTCCGACCGCGACGACCTGCGGGTCATGGAGATGGTGACCGGTGCGGCCCGAGCGCAGGGCGACCCGGCGCGGGTGCCGCCGGCGGTCGCCGCGGACGGGGTCGAGGTCCTGGAAACCCACCTGCACCCGCCGAACGGGGCCGTGTGGATGCGCGTCCGCTACCCCGTGCACGACGGCGTCCGCTGCCGCGAGGTGATGGTGCTGGGCGACCGCGTGCAGGTCACCAGCAGACGCGTCGACTGCTGACCGGCGCACCGCGACGCCCCGAGGGACGCCGCGGTGCCGCGTAGGCCGGGCGGGTCGAGCGGTGCCGCGTCGGCCGGGCGGGTCGGGCGGTGGTGGGTCAGCCGGGCAGGCCGGAGGCGCGCCAGGCGCCGGGGCCGTGCGGCAGCGGGCGGCGGACCAGGCGGGTCGGGTCGGCCCACGCCGAGCGGCGCGGGGCGGGCTCCTCCGCCTGGTCGGTGCCCAGGGTGGCGACGACGGCCGTCAGGGCCGCGAGTTCCTCGTCCGAGGGGTTGCCCCGGACCACGCGCAGGTACGGGCGCTCCGATTCGCGCGGCTCGCTCATAGCGGGATGTTCCCGTGCTTCTTGGGCGGCAGCGTTTCCCGCTTGTCGCGCAACATCGACAACGCCCGCGCGACGTAGGACCGCGTGTACGACGGTGGGATCACACTGTCGATGTAACCACGTTCCGCGGCGACGTAGGGGTTGCACAGGGTGTCTTCGTACTCCTGCTGCAACTGCGCCCGCAGCGCCTCGACGTCCTGCCCCTCGGCGGCGGCGTTGGCCAGCGTCTTGCGGTGCACGATGTTCGCCGCGCCCTGCGCGCCCATGACGGCGATCTGCGCCGTGGGCCACGCCAGGTTGATGTCCGCGCCCAGGTGCTTGGAGCCCATGACGTCGTACGCGCCGCCGTACGCCTTGCGGGTGATCACGGTGACCAGCGGGACGGTCGCCTCCGCGTAGGCGTAGATCAGCTTCGCGCCGCGCCGGATGATGCCGTTCCACTCCTGGTCGGTGCCGGGCAGGAAGCCGGGCACGTCCACGAACGTCAGCACCGGGATGTTGAACGCGTCGCACGTCCGCACGAACCGCGCCGCCTTCTCCGAGGCGTCGATGTCCAGGCAGCCCGCGTACTGGGTCGGCTGGTTGGCCACCACGCCCACCGAGTGGCCGTCCACGCGGCCGAAGCCGATCAGGATGTTCGGCGCGAACAGCGGCTGGACCTCCAGGAACTCGCCCTCGTCCAGCACGCGGGTGATGACCTCGTGCATGTCGTAGGGCTGGTTCGCCGAGTCCGGGATGAGCGTGTCGAGCTCGCGGTCCTCGTCGGTGATCGAGTCCTCGACCGAGCCGTGCACCACGTCGTCGGGCGCGTCGAACACCGGCGGCTCGGACATGTTGTTCGCGGGCAGGTAGGACAGCAGCTCCTTGACGTAGGAGATGGCGTCCTCCTCGTCCGAGCCGAGGTAGTGGGCGTTGCCTGACTTGGTGTTGTGCGTGCGCCCGCCGCCGAGCTCCTCGAAGCCCACGTCCTCGCCGGTGACGGTCTTGATGACGTCCGGGCCGGTGATGAACATGTGCGAGGTCTGGTCGACCATCACCACGAAGTCGGTCAGCGCCGGCGAGTACACGTGCCCGCCCGCGTTCGCGCCCATGATCAGCGAGATCTGCGGGACGACGCCGGAGGCGGCCACGTTGCGGCGGAAGATCTCGCCGTAGAGGCCCAGCGAGACGACACCCTCCTGGATGCGTGCGCCGCCGCCCTCGTTGATTCCCACGATCGGGCGGCCCGTCTTGATGGCCAGGTCCATCACCTTGACGATCTTCTCGCCGTAGACCTCGCCGAGCGAGCCGCCGAAGACGGTCACGTCCTGGCTGAACACGCACACCGGGCGGCCGTCGACCGTGCCGTAGCCGGTGACGACGCCGTCGCCGTACGGGCGGTTGCGCTCCTGGCCGAAGTTGGTCGAGCGGTGCCGGGCCAGCTCGTCCAGCTCGACGAACGACCCCGGGTCGAGCAGCAGCTCGATCCGCTCGCGGGCGGTCTTCTTGCCCTTGGCGTGCTGCTTCTCCACCGCCCGCGCGGACCCTGCGTGCACGGCCTCGTCGTTGCGGCGGTACAGGTCGGCCAGCTTCCCGGCCGTGGTGTGGACGTCCGGCTCCTCGCCGATGGGGGCGGTCGCACTGCTCATGAACGGGCAGCTTAACCAGACCGGGCACGTGAGGTACCCGTGAGTAGCCCAGCTCACTGGAAGGGGCTTGACCTCTACCGCGCTGGAGGTTGCAGGCTTGATCGCAAGCGGCCCGCCCCGCCTCCACACCGCTCCGACAGCGCGCGGGGCGGGTCGCTCCTACTCTTGCCCCGTGAGCACGCCACTAGACGCCGATGTCCTCCGCGAACGGCTCGTCGGCACGCACTACGCCAAGCTCGACGTCGTCGCCTCCACCGGCTCGACCAACGCCGACCTGCGCCGCGAGACCACGGACCGGTCCGTCCTCATCGCCGAGGAGCAGACCGCCGGCCAGGGGCGCAGGGGCCGCACGTGGACATCACCCGGTGGTGGGATCTACCTGAGCGCTCTGTTCCGGCCTGACGATGTCCCGCCGCAGCGACTTCCCTGGTTGACCTTGATCGCCGGGGTCGCGCTCGTCCGGACCGCTGCGAGCGTTGGCGTCCAGGCCACCCTGAAGTGGCCCAACGACCTGCTGGTGGGCGACCGGAAGGCGGCCGGCGTGCTGGCCGAGATCACCGCCGACCACGCGGTCGTCGTCGGCATCGGCCTCAACGTCGCCAAGCTCCCCACCGGCATCGAGCCGGGCGCGGGCGGGCTGGAGCCGACCAGCCTGGCGGACAACACCGACCAGGACTTGGACCGCACCGAGATCGCCACCACCCTCCTGGACGAGCTCGCCCACCTCGAACGCGCCTGGCGCGACGCCCACGGCGACCCGCACGCCTCCGGCCTGTACGACGAGTACGTGCGCGAGTGCTCCACGTTGGGCCGCCGGGTCCGCGTCGACCTGTCCGCCGGGCAGCTGTCGGGCACCGCCCAGGACCTGGAGGTCGACGGCACGCTGCTGGTCCGCGACGACGACGGCGTCGACCACCCGGTTTCCGCCGGGGACGTGGTGCACCTGCGGGTACGGTGAGGGCCACCAAGCGCTGACGCGAAAGGACCGCCGTGGCCTACCCGGACGACCTGCTCAGCCCCAGCGAGCACGTCGTGCTCCACAAGCACCCGCACTGGAAGACCCTGGTCGTCCCGGTCCTCGCCCTCGTCCTCGTGGTCGCGGCGGCGGTCACCCTGGCCGTGCTCACCGACTGGGGACAGGTCGCGTGGCTGGTCATCGGCGTCTTGGCGCTGGCCGTCGTCGTCTGGCTGACGTTGGTGCCGGTGGTCCGGTGGCGCACCACGCACTTCATCGTCACCAGCGACCGCGTGATGTACCGGGAAGGCGTCCTCAAGCGCACCGGGCTGGACATCCCGCACGACCGCATCAGCAGCGTCCGGTTCGAGCAGTCCCTGCCGGACCGGGTGCTCGGGTGCGGCACGCTGATCGTGGAGTCCTCGTCCGACGAGCCGCTGGAGTTCGACGACATCCCGGGCGTGGAGAAGGTGCACTCCCTGCTGTACCGGGAGATCAACGACAACCCGGACGACGATCACCAGCCGGGGGAGAGGGTCGGGGATGGGCGCGCGTGAGGTCGGTCTGCCGGACCGGGTCGGCGGCGAGGGCCTGCCGGAGAGCGTGACGATCTGGGAGGTCGGTCCCCGCGACGGCCTCCAGAACGAGAGCGCGGTCGTCCCGGTCGGGGTGAAGCTCGAGTTCCTCGAGCGGCTCGCGGACGCGGGCGGGAAGGTCCTGGAGGCCACCAGTTTCGTGCACCCGAAGTGGGTGCCGCAGCTGGCCGACGCCGAGGAGCTGCTGGCCGGCCTGGACCGCCGGGGCGGCGTCAGCTACCCCGTGCTGGTGCCCAACGAGCGCGGCCTGGACCGGGCGCTCAAGGCGAGCGTGGACCACATCGCGATCTTCGCCTCCGCCACCGAGACCTTCGCCCGCAAGAACCTCAACTCGTCGCTGGACGAGCAGTTCGCCATGTTCGAGCCGGTGGTGGCGCGGGCGCGGGCCGAGGGTCTTCGCGTACGCGGGTACGTGTCGATGTGCTTCGGCGACCCGTGGGAAGGGGCCGTGCCGCGCGAGCAGGTGATCGGTGTCGGCAAGCGGCTGCTGGACATGGGCTGCGACCAGCTCTCGCTGGGCGACACGATCGGCGTCGCCACGCCCGGCCAGGTCACGGCGCTGATCCGCGGCTTCGACCGGGTGGACCAGCTCGCCGTGCACTTCCACGACACCTACGGCCAGGCGCTGTCCAACACCTACGCGGCGCTGCTGGCGGGCGTGCGGACGGTGGACTCGTCGGCGGGCGGCCTGGGCGGCTGCCCCTACGCCGAGTCGGCGACCGGCAACCTGGCCACCGAGGACCTGGTGTGGATGCTCGACGGCCTGGGCATCGCGCACGGCGTGGACCTGGACAAGTTGTGCGACACCAGCGCGTGGATGGCTCAGCGGCTGGGTCGTCCCAGCCCGTCGCGGGTGGTGCGGGCGCTGCGCGGATGAAGGCCGTCGAGCTGACCGCGGACACGTGGCCGCTGCTGGTGGACCTGTTCGGCCCCAACGGCGCGGTCACCGGCTGCTGGTGCACGTTCTTCCTGCGCGACCGCGCCGACTGGCGGGCCGGCCAGGGCGACGGCAACCGCGACTTCCTGCACTCCCGCCTGGGCGACCCGCTCGGCGTGCTGGCGGTGGAGGACGAGGCCGCCCTGGGCTGGGTCGCCGTCGCGCCGAGGCCGTACTACCCCCGGTTGGCGACGATGAAGGCGGCGGCCGGCGACTACCCGGCCGACACGTGGTCGGTGACGTGCTTCTTCATCCACCGCACCGCCCGGCGGCGCGGGGTGGCGAAGTTCCTGCTGGAGGAAGCGGTCTTGTTCGCGGCCGAGCGGGGCGCGAAGCACGTCGAGGGCTACCCGGTGGACACGGGCGGCGCCAAGAAGGGCTCCGGCGACCTCTACCACGGCACGCTCGCGATGTTCCTGGACGCCGGATTCGGCCTGGTGGAACGAAAAGGCACGAACCGGGCGCTGGTGCGCCGAGCGGTCTGAAATTTGCTCCATCCGGGGCGGGAACCGGGGTAGGGGTCGTAACGTCCAACGCGCGACCGACGACCATGCCCGGCGACGGCGCAGACCGGAGGTGGCCGTGACGACCGATCACCGAGCCCAGGTTGACGAGCTGCTGGCCGACTACCGGCGCAGCCGGGACCAGCTCGCGTCCGTGCAGCGCGACCTGGCGAAGGTGACCGCGTCCGCGACCAGCCCGGACGGCACGGTCACCGCGACCGTCGGCCCCCAGGGCACGCTGACCGACCTGGAGCTGACCGACGCCGCCTACCGGCTGCGGCCCGCGCAGCTCGCCCAGGTGATCGTGCGGACCGCCCAGGACGCCGCCGCCAAGGCCGCCGAGCGGACCTACCGGGCGATGGCCCCGGTGCTGCCCGCCGGCACCGACCCCGAAGCCCTCGTGCGCGGCACGGCCGACCTGCGGCCCGAGGAGATCGCACCGCCCGCGCCCAAGCGGCGGCCGGTCGTCGAGGACGACGAGGACTTCGAGCAGCGCGACTGGCTGAACGTCGAGACCACCGGGGGACCGAGATGAGCGGTTTCGAGACCGACCTCGCCAAGCTGACCGCCGGCGCCGCCGACTTCGGCGCGTTCGCCGAGCGGGCCGGGACGATCTTCGGCGACCTGGGCGGCCTGCTCGACTCGTTCGGCGCGTGCTGGGGCTCCGACGCCATCGGGCAGAGCTTCGCCTCGTCGCACGTCCAGCCGTCCACCGACGCCCTGACGAGCCTCGGCGACCTCGGCCGCGAGTTCGGCGGCATCGGCGAACGCCTCACCGAGACCGCCCGCACCTACCGCGCGGCGGAAGACGGCACCGCAACCTCCTTCGGCGCGATCTAAAGGGGCAGGGGATGGGGATCGAGCTGCCGGCCGAGCTGGCCGAGGTCGCCGCGAAAGCGGGCGTGACCTGGCCGCAGGCCGACGAGGACGCGTTGCGCTCGTCCGCCGCCGCGTGGCGCGAGGCGGGCACCAAGCTCTCCGCGCTGGCCGGCGAGTCCGACGGCGCGGCGTCCCGGGCGCTGACCGGCCTGTCCGGCGAGACCGGCGAGGCGGCCCGCCGCCGCTGGACCGCGTTCACCGGCCCGGACGGCAAGCTCCACCAGGCCGTGCGCGGCTGCCACGCCGCCGCCGACCGCCTGGACCACGCCGCGCAGCAGGTCGGCGCGGCCAAGGTCGAACTGGTCCGCGAACTGGTCACCCTGGCCAAGAACAACGACGCCGCCAACCAGGCCGCGGCGGCCGGCCACCCGACCGCGTTGCTGGGCTTGGACACGGTGGTGCGCGGCACGGCGGCCAACGTGGCGCACCTGACGGACACCTTGACGCACGCGGTCCGGTTGGACAGCGGGGTCCAGGTCGGCGGTCGCCCGCTGCTGGACGTGAACCCCGGCGTGCACGGGCCGTCGCACGACGTGCCCCCGGCCGGTCCCGGTGAGGGCGCTCCCGGTGCTCCGGCTGACGGGCGCGGTGGGTCTTCGGGCGGGTTGCTCGGGGGTGGCGGGTTGCTCGGTGGTGGGCAGCAGCCGGGGTCGGGCGGGTTGCTCGGCGGCATCCTCGACGGTGGCCAGACCCAGCAGGCTCCCGGGCAGGCGGTCCCCGGGCAGGCAGTTCCCGGGCAAGCAGTTCCCGGGCAGGCGGTTCCCGGTCAGCCGGGTCAGGGTGGTGGTGGGCTGCTCGGCCGCGTAGTCGAGACGGTCGCCGCGCCCGTGGCCGGGGTGGTGAACCCCGTGCTCGACACGACCGGCCAGGTGGTCAACGGCGCGGTCGAGGTCGTCGGCGACACCGCGCAGGCCGCGGCGGACGTGCTGCCCGGCAACGAAGGTCCGCACGGTGGCGAGGGCCCGCACGGGCGCGTGGACGGACCCGGACGCCCGCAGCAGGCACCCGGACTGGTCCCGGGTCTGGTGGACCAGGTCGCGTCGCCGGTGCTCGGCGGGAACGGCCCGGCCGGACCGGTCGCGCCGGCCGTGGAGACGGTCGTGCGCGCGGCGGACACCGTGACCCAGTCGGCGGCGGCCGTCCTCGACCGTCCCCTCCTGCCGACCGAGACCCCGCACGCACCCGCCGCCCAACCGGCCGCGCAGGTGCCGAACACGCCGCAGGGCCCCGGCTTGGGTGCTCCCGGCGGCAACCTCGGCGGTGGCGGTGGTCTGGGTGGCGGACTGGGTGGCGGTCTCGGCGGTGGCTTGAGCGGCGGTGGCCCGAGCGGTGGTCTCGCGGGCGGTGTGAGCGGTGGCGGCGCGGCTGCTCCGGCGGCCGGTGCGGCGGCGAGCGGTGCGGCGGCGGCTGCTTCCGGCCAGACCGCGAGTCAGGCGGGCCAGGCCGCGAACCAGGCGCAGTCCCAGGCCGGGCAGCAGGCGGCTCGCGCCGGGCAGCCGGTCGCGGGCGGGCCGGGTGGTGCTGCCCAGGGTGGTGCGGCGCAGGGTGGTGGTGGCCAGGGCGGGTCCGGCTCGGCGGGTTCGAGCGCGAGCCAGGGCCAGAGCGGCACCCAGAACACCAGCCCGAGCCAGGGCAACCAGAGCGGCCAGGGCCAAAGCGGCCAGGGCCAGGGCGGTTCGGCGAAGGATGCCGCCGGTGCGGCCAAGGACCCGGCCAAGGACGCCGCCAAGGCCGCGGAACAGGCCGCCTACGGGCTCGCCGTCGTCCCGCTGGCCCGCGACCTCGTGGTCCGCGGCGGTCAGGCGCAGGCGTTCCTGCCGGGCTGGACCCCCGGCCAGGCCGCGCCCGGGACCCCGGCCCACGGCTACACCGGTCAGGGCAACCCGGCGGGCGGGTCGGCGTACGGGTCGATGTCCGGCGTGCTCGGGACGGGTCCGGCGGTCTCCCTGGAACTGCCCGGCGCACCGCAGAAGGCCGGCCAGACCGCGCAGCCCAGCGACGAGTTCGTCGCCCTGTTCCTGCTGCACATGTTCCCCGGCGGCACCCTGCCGCCCGCCCGGCGCACCCCGGCACGCCAGCTGCCGACTCCGTCCGAGGAGCAGGAGTTCGCCTCGGGCCTGCGGTTCGAGCCGCAGGGGCACCCCGACGGCGACCTGGTCGACGCGTCCGCGCGCCCGCTGCCGAAGTTCGTCCACGGTCCGGGCGGCGAACCGGACGCCGAGCTGCTGCACGACTACGACGCCCTGGCCGGCATGCACGAACGCGACTGGGACCGCCGGTTCCTGGTCCGCGCCGACCCGCCGGAGTACGCGTGGCCGCCGGGCGAGCTGTTCCCCGAGGGCGGGTACGAGGCCGGGCAGCCCGGCGTGCTCGCGGTGGGGGTCGAGCTGGACCGGTTCGGCACGCCCGAGGGCCGGGTGCTGTCCGAGCTGGGCACGCCGTTCGCGCAGCGCTCGCTGCCACCGGCCGCGCTGGACGCGGGCTACCACCGCTACCGGGTGCTGCGCGAGCTGCCGGTGTGGTTCACGCTGTCCGCCGAGTGGTTCGGGCAGCCCGGCGGCGGGGTGCGGTACCGGACGACCTACCCGGTGGCCGAGCTGGTCGCCTTCGGGTACCTGGAGGAGGTTCGATGAACGCCGAGTCCATCCAGGGCTGGCTGCTGGCCGTGGGCGTGCCCGCGGAGGTCGTGTCGATCGGGGCCGAGGCGGACAACGCGTGGTGCCTGGTCCGCGACGACGAGGGTTTCGAGGTGTTCTGGCGGGAGCAGGGCAACCGGTACGACTGGGCCCGGTTCAGCAGCGAGGACGTGGCCTGCCACTACCTGTTCGGCCGGCTCGTGTGGGCGCAGGTCGTCCGGGGTGCGGTGGGCCTGCTGCCGCAACCGGGAGGATCGGAACCACCCGCTGACACGACCCAACCGGTGTCCGTGCCGACCGACGAACCGGCCGAGGCCCCCGCTACCGAGGGGTGAGGTCGGAGCGCCAGGTCACGCCCACCACGTCGTCGGCCTTGGGCACCGGCAGGTAGACGGCGAAGGTCGCCGGCCGGGCGGTGGACAGTTCGAGCCGCCCGCCGTCCGCGTCCACCAGCGCCCGCGCCAGTGCCAGGCCCACCCCGGTCGACCCGCCGCCCGACACCCCGCGCTCGAAGATGTGCCCGGCCAGCTCGTCGGGCACGCCGGCCCCGCCGTCGGCGACCTCGACGACCACGGTCTGGTCGTCCTGGCGCGCCGACACCACCACCTGGCCCTCGCCGTGCCGCAGGGCGTTGTCCAGCAGCACCCCGATGGCCTCCCGCAACCGCGCCGGCGTGGCCCGCGCCAGCAACCCCTCCGGCACCCGCACCCGCAGCGCACGACCGCCGCCCCGCAACGGTTCCCGCCACTCCTCGGCGATCGCGGTCAGCTCGGAGCGCAGGTCCAGCGGTTCCGCGCCCACCGCCCGCGCCGCCCGCGCCGCCGCCAGCAGCTCGTTGAGCACCTCCGCCAACCGCTCGGCCTGCTCCAACGCGGCCCGCGCCTCCAGCGCCGTCTCGGCCTCCGGGTGCTCCGCCAAGGCCTCCAACCGCAGCTGCAACGCCGTCAGCCGGCTGCGCAGCTGGTGCGAGACGTCACCGACCAGCTCCCGCTCCCGCTGCACCAGCAACGCCAACGCGCCGGCGGACCGGTCCAGCGCCTCGGCCACCAGGTCCAGCTCCTCGACCCCGTGCCGCCGGTCGTCCCGCCGGAAGTCACCCGCGCCCAGCCGGGCCGCGCGCACCGCCACGTGCCGCAGCGGGGCGGCCAGCCTGCGCGCGGTCACCGTCGCGACCACGGTCCCCGTGCCCACCGACAGCACCACCAGCAGCACGACCAGCGCCGCGACCTGGTACTGGGACGTGTGCATCGGCCCCGACGGCACCTCCAGCCGCACGGTCCCCTGCTGCGCGATCGGCACCTCGACCGTCAACGGGTCGTCACCCGGCGCGGGACCCAGCTCCTTGCGCCCGCCCGACGACGTCACCACCAGGTGCCCGCCCTCCGGCACACCCACCTCGACCGGCGCGAGGTCGATCGGCCGTCCGGTCGCGATCTGGTCGTCGATGAGCGCGGCGATCCGCTGCGCCCGCACCGACAGGTCGCCGCGCGCCCCGTCCTCGACCAGCCGCAGCGCGGTGTAGCCGAGGGGGATGCCGAGCGCGAACCCGGTGACGGCGACGGCGAGCAGGATGGCCCGCAGGATGCGGCTGCGCATCAGTCCGCGGTGTTGAACCGGAACCCGACACCGCGCACGGTCGCGATGCGGCGTTCGACGGACCGCACGTCCCCGAGCTTCCGGCGCAGCCACGACATGTGCATGTCGAGCGTCTTGCTGCTCTTGAGCTCCGGGTCGTTCCAGACCTCGGACAGGATCTCGTCCCGGTGCACGACCTGCCCGGCCCGCTGGATGAGCACGCGCAGCAGCTCGAACTCCTTGTTCGCCAACTGCACCTCCTGCCCGTCCACGGTGACCCGGCGGGCGGCGAGGTCCATGCGCACCCCGTTGACCTCGAGCGTCCCGGGCGCGCGCCGGCGGAGGAGGGCCCGGATGCGGGCCATCAGCTC
This DNA window, taken from Saccharothrix variisporea, encodes the following:
- a CDS encoding acyl-CoA carboxylase subunit beta, which encodes MSSATAPIGEEPDVHTTAGKLADLYRRNDEAVHAGSARAVEKQHAKGKKTARERIELLLDPGSFVELDELARHRSTNFGQERNRPYGDGVVTGYGTVDGRPVCVFSQDVTVFGGSLGEVYGEKIVKVMDLAIKTGRPIVGINEGGGARIQEGVVSLGLYGEIFRRNVAASGVVPQISLIMGANAGGHVYSPALTDFVVMVDQTSHMFITGPDVIKTVTGEDVGFEELGGGRTHNTKSGNAHYLGSDEEDAISYVKELLSYLPANNMSEPPVFDAPDDVVHGSVEDSITDEDRELDTLIPDSANQPYDMHEVITRVLDEGEFLEVQPLFAPNILIGFGRVDGHSVGVVANQPTQYAGCLDIDASEKAARFVRTCDAFNIPVLTFVDVPGFLPGTDQEWNGIIRRGAKLIYAYAEATVPLVTVITRKAYGGAYDVMGSKHLGADINLAWPTAQIAVMGAQGAANIVHRKTLANAAAEGQDVEALRAQLQQEYEDTLCNPYVAAERGYIDSVIPPSYTRSYVARALSMLRDKRETLPPKKHGNIPL
- a CDS encoding ATP-binding protein; this translates as MRSRILRAILLAVAVTGFALGIPLGYTALRLVEDGARGDLSVRAQRIAALIDDQIATGRPIDLAPVEVGVPEGGHLVVTSSGGRKELGPAPGDDPLTVEVPIAQQGTVRLEVPSGPMHTSQYQVAALVVLLVVLSVGTGTVVATVTARRLAAPLRHVAVRAARLGAGDFRRDDRRHGVEELDLVAEALDRSAGALALLVQRERELVGDVSHQLRSRLTALQLRLEALAEHPEAETALEARAALEQAERLAEVLNELLAAARAARAVGAEPLDLRSELTAIAEEWREPLRGGGRALRVRVPEGLLARATPARLREAIGVLLDNALRHGEGQVVVSARQDDQTVVVEVADGGAGVPDELAGHIFERGVSGGGSTGVGLALARALVDADGGRLELSTARPATFAVYLPVPKADDVVGVTWRSDLTPR
- a CDS encoding biotin--[acetyl-CoA-carboxylase] ligase, with product MSTPLDADVLRERLVGTHYAKLDVVASTGSTNADLRRETTDRSVLIAEEQTAGQGRRGRTWTSPGGGIYLSALFRPDDVPPQRLPWLTLIAGVALVRTAASVGVQATLKWPNDLLVGDRKAAGVLAEITADHAVVVGIGLNVAKLPTGIEPGAGGLEPTSLADNTDQDLDRTEIATTLLDELAHLERAWRDAHGDPHASGLYDEYVRECSTLGRRVRVDLSAGQLSGTAQDLEVDGTLLVRDDDGVDHPVSAGDVVHLRVR
- a CDS encoding hydroxymethylglutaryl-CoA lyase, whose product is MGAREVGLPDRVGGEGLPESVTIWEVGPRDGLQNESAVVPVGVKLEFLERLADAGGKVLEATSFVHPKWVPQLADAEELLAGLDRRGGVSYPVLVPNERGLDRALKASVDHIAIFASATETFARKNLNSSLDEQFAMFEPVVARARAEGLRVRGYVSMCFGDPWEGAVPREQVIGVGKRLLDMGCDQLSLGDTIGVATPGQVTALIRGFDRVDQLAVHFHDTYGQALSNTYAALLAGVRTVDSSAGGLGGCPYAESATGNLATEDLVWMLDGLGIAHGVDLDKLCDTSAWMAQRLGRPSPSRVVRALRG
- a CDS encoding GNAT family N-acetyltransferase; translated protein: MKAVELTADTWPLLVDLFGPNGAVTGCWCTFFLRDRADWRAGQGDGNRDFLHSRLGDPLGVLAVEDEAALGWVAVAPRPYYPRLATMKAAAGDYPADTWSVTCFFIHRTARRRGVAKFLLEEAVLFAAERGAKHVEGYPVDTGGAKKGSGDLYHGTLAMFLDAGFGLVERKGTNRALVRRAV
- a CDS encoding WXG100 family type VII secretion target, with translation MSGFETDLAKLTAGAADFGAFAERAGTIFGDLGGLLDSFGACWGSDAIGQSFASSHVQPSTDALTSLGDLGREFGGIGERLTETARTYRAAEDGTATSFGAI
- a CDS encoding TNT domain-containing protein, coding for MGIELPAELAEVAAKAGVTWPQADEDALRSSAAAWREAGTKLSALAGESDGAASRALTGLSGETGEAARRRWTAFTGPDGKLHQAVRGCHAAADRLDHAAQQVGAAKVELVRELVTLAKNNDAANQAAAAGHPTALLGLDTVVRGTAANVAHLTDTLTHAVRLDSGVQVGGRPLLDVNPGVHGPSHDVPPAGPGEGAPGAPADGRGGSSGGLLGGGGLLGGGQQPGSGGLLGGILDGGQTQQAPGQAVPGQAVPGQAVPGQAVPGQPGQGGGGLLGRVVETVAAPVAGVVNPVLDTTGQVVNGAVEVVGDTAQAAADVLPGNEGPHGGEGPHGRVDGPGRPQQAPGLVPGLVDQVASPVLGGNGPAGPVAPAVETVVRAADTVTQSAAAVLDRPLLPTETPHAPAAQPAAQVPNTPQGPGLGAPGGNLGGGGGLGGGLGGGLGGGLSGGGPSGGLAGGVSGGGAAAPAAGAAASGAAAAASGQTASQAGQAANQAQSQAGQQAARAGQPVAGGPGGAAQGGAAQGGGGQGGSGSAGSSASQGQSGTQNTSPSQGNQSGQGQSGQGQGGSAKDAAGAAKDPAKDAAKAAEQAAYGLAVVPLARDLVVRGGQAQAFLPGWTPGQAAPGTPAHGYTGQGNPAGGSAYGSMSGVLGTGPAVSLELPGAPQKAGQTAQPSDEFVALFLLHMFPGGTLPPARRTPARQLPTPSEEQEFASGLRFEPQGHPDGDLVDASARPLPKFVHGPGGEPDAELLHDYDALAGMHERDWDRRFLVRADPPEYAWPPGELFPEGGYEAGQPGVLAVGVELDRFGTPEGRVLSELGTPFAQRSLPPAALDAGYHRYRVLRELPVWFTLSAEWFGQPGGGVRYRTTYPVAELVAFGYLEEVR
- a CDS encoding acyl-CoA carboxylase subunit epsilon — encoded protein: MSEPRESERPYLRVVRGNPSDEELAALTAVVATLGTDQAEEPAPRRSAWADPTRLVRRPLPHGPGAWRASGLPG
- a CDS encoding PH domain-containing protein codes for the protein MAYPDDLLSPSEHVVLHKHPHWKTLVVPVLALVLVVAAAVTLAVLTDWGQVAWLVIGVLALAVVVWLTLVPVVRWRTTHFIVTSDRVMYREGVLKRTGLDIPHDRISSVRFEQSLPDRVLGCGTLIVESSSDEPLEFDDIPGVEKVHSLLYREINDNPDDDHQPGERVGDGRA
- a CDS encoding YbaB/EbfC family nucleoid-associated protein: MTTDHRAQVDELLADYRRSRDQLASVQRDLAKVTASATSPDGTVTATVGPQGTLTDLELTDAAYRLRPAQLAQVIVRTAQDAAAKAAERTYRAMAPVLPAGTDPEALVRGTADLRPEEIAPPAPKRRPVVEDDEDFEQRDWLNVETTGGPR